One Benincasa hispida cultivar B227 chromosome 5, ASM972705v1, whole genome shotgun sequence genomic window carries:
- the LOC120077189 gene encoding uncharacterized protein LOC120077189, translating into MTHLKASIRDVPNLVIISDRHISIAKAVASIFLDAFHALCIYHIWNNLVDKLKNKDIIPYFYLTAKAYRMSDFQMYWAKLYQYLSVATYLEKVGLQRWARVYQVYCRYDKMTRNIVECLNEVLKYARELPITKLLEHIREWLQGWFYIQCTHAMACTNIVVDYVMSILKESELMSRTYHVFQVDMHIINVDDGYLVGVDLRSWTCTSMEFNCPEIPCSHAISGTTLRNINIQTFCGK; encoded by the coding sequence ATGACTCATTTGAAGGCTTCGATAAGAGACGTTCCCAATTTAGTGATTATATCAGATCGTCACATCTCAATTGCAAAGGCTGTTGCAAGTATATTCCTTGATGCATTTCACGCCCTATGTATAtaccatatttggaacaatttgGTTGACAAATTAAAGAATAAGGACATAATCCCATACTTCTACTTAACGGCGAAAGCTTATAGAATGTCTGACTTTCAGATGTATTGGGCTAAGCTCTATCAATATCTTAGTGTGGCAACCTATCTTGAAAAGGTTGGATTACAACGATGGGCAAGGGTTTATCAAGTCTATTGTAGGTATGACAAGATGACGAGAAATATAGTAGAATGTCTCAATGAAGTGTTGAAATATGCACGAGAACTACCAATCACAAAGCTATTAGAGCATATTCGTGAGTGGCTACAAGGTTGGTTCTATATCCAATGTACACATGCAATGGCATGCACAAACATTGTAGTTGATTACGTAATGAGTATTCTTAAGGAATCGGAATTGATGTCTAGAACATATCATGTTTTCCAAGTGGatatgcatataattaatgtaGACGATGGATATTTGGTGGGTGTTGATCTTCGTTCATGGACATGTACGTCTATGGAGTTTAATTGCCCCGAGATCCCGTGCTCCCATGCAATATCTGGAACGACCCTGAGAAACATTAATATTCAAACATTTTGTGGAAAATGA
- the LOC120077105 gene encoding LRR receptor-like serine/threonine-protein kinase GHR1 → MARLPLLCTFMLFLCLVHPNFNLHVSAMLDPLDFLALQSIRKALKDMPGSNFFASWDFTSDPCNFAGVSCQSNKVVTLNLGDPRAGSPGLIGRLDLSIGKLSALAEFSVVPGRIYGPLPETLSQLKNLRFLAISRNLISGQIPAGLGGLRKLKTLDLSYNQLSGQIPRPIGTLPALSNLILCHNRLTGPLPLFLSRTLTRLDLKHNALSGWLGPNSLPPTLQYLSLSWNRLGGSVDRLLTRLDQLNYLDLSLNQFTGTIPGRLFTFPITSLQLQRNQFSGHVEPVNHVSITTVDLSYNKLSGPISPFFSTVQNLYLNNNAFSGRVPACFVQRLLSANIQILYLQHNYLTGIEINPTAEIPLSSSLCLQYNCMVPPVQTPCPLKAGKQKTRPRQQCNEWRG, encoded by the coding sequence ATGGCCAGACTTCCCCTTCTCTGCACTTTCATGCTCTTCCTCTGTCTGGTTcatcctaatttcaatttgcATGTATCCGCAATGCTGGATCCACTTGACTTTTTAGCACTTCAATCCATTCGGAAGGCTTTGAAAGACATGCCAGGCTCTAATTTTTTTGCTTCCTGGGATTTCACTTCCGATCCCTGCAATTTCGCCGGCGTTTCCTGTCAATCCAACAAGGTCGTCACTCTCAATCTTGGAGACCCCAGGGCTGGTTCACCTGGCTTAATTGGTCGATTAGACCTCTCCATTGGTAAGCTCTCTGCCTTGGCCGAGTTCTCCGTGGTTCCAGGTCGGATCTACGGTCCTCTTCCAGAAACACTCTCTCAATTGAAGAACCTGCGTTTCCTCGCCATCAGCCGCAACTTAATCTCCGGCCAGATCCCGGCGGGTCTCGGCGGCCTACGCAAGCTTAAGACACTGGACCTGAGCTACAATCAACTGAGCGGACAAATTCCTCGCCCCATCGGAACGCTACCCGCATTATCCAACCTCATTCTCTGCCACAACCGTCTGACGGGTCCGCTTCCTCTTTTCCTTTCACGAACCCTAACTCGTCTCGACTTGAAGCATAACGCGCTCTCCGGTTGGCTTGGTCCAAACTCCCTTCCCCCCACCCTCCAATATCTCTCACTCTCTTGGAACCGCCTGGGTGGCTCTGTGGACCGCCTCCTGACTCGGCTGGACCAGTTGAACTATCTGGACCTCAGCTTGAACCAGTTCACCGGCACAATCCCCGGCCGTCTATTCACATTCCCCATCACCTCCCTTCAATTGCAACGCAACCAGTTCTCGGGGCATGTGGAACCGGTGAATCACGTTTCAATCACCACCGTTGATCTGAGTTACAACAAGTTGTCGGGCCCCATATCCCCATTCTTCTCCACCGTACAGAATTTGTATCTGAACAACAATGCGTTTAGTGGTCGGGTACCAGCTTGCTTCGTCCAACGCCTCCTCTCTGCTAATATACAGATACTATATTTACAGCACAATTATTTGACTGGCATAGAAATTAATCCGACGGCTGAGATTCCACTGAGCAGTTCCTTGTGCTTGCAATACAACTGTATGGTGCCTCCCGTACAGACTCCATGCCCGTTGAAGGCAGGAAAGCAGAAGACCAGGCCTCGACAGCAGTGCAACGAATGGAGAGGCTAG